In Desulfobulbaceae bacterium, a single genomic region encodes these proteins:
- the rpsG gene encoding 30S ribosomal protein S7 has protein sequence MPRRKTVAKRVISADARFKSIIVSKFINQLMLDGKKNVARTIFYDAMDIIADRIKDGTPLEVFDKAMESVRPRVEVKSRRVGGATYQVPVEVRPERRNALAMRWLTTFAQKRSGHSMAEKLAAELSDAFNNRGASVKKREDTHKMADANKAFAHYRW, from the coding sequence ATGCCAAGACGTAAGACAGTTGCCAAGAGAGTGATATCTGCTGATGCCCGTTTTAAAAGTATTATTGTGTCAAAATTTATCAATCAATTAATGCTTGATGGCAAGAAAAATGTTGCTCGCACAATATTCTATGATGCTATGGATATTATTGCAGATCGAATTAAAGACGGGACTCCATTAGAGGTTTTTGACAAAGCCATGGAGTCTGTGCGACCCCGTGTTGAAGTTAAGTCTAGGCGTGTTGGTGGGGCAACGTATCAGGTGCCTGTGGAGGTTCGACCTGAGCGCAGGAATGCTTTGGCCATGCGATGGCTTACAACTTTTGCACAAAAACGCTCCGGTCATTCAATGGCTGAGAAATTAGCAGCTGAATTGTCAGATGCATTTAATAATCGTGGCGCGTCTGTGAAGAAACGTGAAGATACTCACAAAATGGCAGATGCAAACAAAGCCTTTGCTCATTATAGATGGTAA